From bacterium, one genomic window encodes:
- a CDS encoding MotA/TolQ/ExbB proton channel family protein — MFSMFLKGGFAMWPLLALSILMLAIAIERLMYLQRAKTDAGAFMEKINEFFSRNALEEAVRFCETTNSPLARIIKAGLKNQRRSRSEVIRAIEDEGALEVAKLERGLLTLQTISKIAPMIGLFGTVTGMIRSFQAMGGGGGSDPRAVAAGISEALVATAAGLVVGIPAYFLSAYFMNRVNTFVLDMQSSSIQFLDAMTELEENLAERTQRVDSIGGEYLEI, encoded by the coding sequence CTCTCGATCCTCATGCTGGCGATCGCGATCGAGCGGCTGATGTACCTGCAGCGCGCGAAGACGGACGCCGGCGCCTTCATGGAGAAGATCAATGAGTTCTTCTCGCGCAACGCGCTCGAGGAGGCCGTGCGCTTCTGCGAGACCACGAACAGCCCGCTCGCGCGCATCATCAAGGCCGGCCTCAAGAACCAGCGCCGCAGCCGCTCCGAGGTCATCCGCGCCATCGAGGACGAGGGCGCGCTCGAGGTCGCCAAGCTCGAGCGCGGGCTGCTGACGCTGCAGACGATCTCCAAGATCGCGCCGATGATCGGCCTGTTCGGGACCGTCACCGGCATGATCCGCTCCTTCCAGGCGATGGGCGGCGGCGGCGGCTCCGACCCGCGCGCGGTCGCGGCCGGCATCTCCGAGGCCCTCGTCGCGACGGCGGCGGGCCTCGTCGTCGGCATCCCGGCCTACTTCCTCTCGGCGTACTTCATGAACCGCGTCAACACGTTCGTGCTCGACATGCAGAGCAGCTCGATCCAGTTCCTCGACGCGATGACGGAGCTCGAGGAGAACCTCGCCGAGCGCACCCAGCGGGTGGACTCGATCGGAGGCGAGTACCTTGAAATTTAG